From the genome of Corallococcus macrosporus DSM 14697:
ACCAGCGCGGTGTCCGCCCATCCGGGCCCGGCGGCGGGCGTGCTGCTGGCCAGCGGCGCGGCCTGGTTCCTCCGCGCGGCGGGCCTGCTGGGCTCGCTGGAGGACCCGTCGTGGACATACGGACTGGTGTGTCTGGACGCGGTGCTCGCGCTGGTGCTGGTGCTCAACCGCGGGCCCGCGAAGGGGCTGGCGCAGGTGGGCCTGGTGGCGCAGCTCGTGGCCACCGGCTGGCTGGCGCGCGAGGCGCCGCTGGCGCCGGTCCACGTGGCCTACTTCATCCTCGGGGGGCTCGCGCTGGCCATGGTGGTGGGCGAGCCGGGGCCCATGCGCCGCTACCTGGGGCTGGGCCTCGGGTTGGGGGCGGCGGTCGCGTCGGCGGGGTTGCTGGCGCTTCCCTCCGCCGGGCTGCCGGGCCGGAGCGTGCGCCAGTCGCTGGTGGGCAGTGAGCTGGGCTACCGGCTGGAGCTGCCCGCGGGGTGGGGGCAGCTCACGCGCGAGCAGCTCGCGCCGCACCTGGTGTTGCCCGCGTCCACGTTGCACGGCGGCGGCGTGGGCTTCGGAGACGCGGCGCGGGGGCGCTTCGGCCTGCTCTGGGTGGAGCGCGCCAGGGGCAGGGCGGCGGCCGCGGGGTGCAAGGGGTTGCTCCAGGCGCTGGGGGGCACCTTGGGTGAGGCGCTGTCATTGCCCGCGCCCCCGGCGTTGGGGAGCCGGGCCACCGTGCATCCGCTGCGGACGTCCGGCGGCGCGGAGGGCACGCTGGCCTGTGGGGTGCTGGCGGACGGGCGGCTCGTGGGGCTGGCGGTGGTGAGCGCCCAGGCGAGTGGCGGCGCGGACGAGGGGGCGTTCACGACGGTGGGCGCGGGACTCGCGTTGCAGTAAGGGGCACGTCGTCATGAACGTCCAGGTCCTCTTCCACGATAGCTGCTTCGACGGCGCCGCCAGCGCGGCCGTGTTCTCCCGCTTCTACCGGGAGCGCATCCGGCCGGACGCGGCCTTCCGGTACCTCGGGCTGAACCACAAGCCGGGCGCCGAGGGCATCGACCCGGCCGTGTTCACCGGCGAGGAGAACGTCATCGTCGACTTCCGCTACAGCCAGGACGCGCGGCTCACGTGGTGGTTCGACCACCACGCCTCCGCCTTCCAGCAGCCGGGGGACGAGGCGCACTTCCGCGCGGACACTAGCGGGCGCAAGTTCCACGACGCGCACCGCAAGAGCTGCACGAAGTACCTGGCCGACGTGGCCCGGGAGCGCTTCGGCTGGGACGCCTCGCCCATGGCGGAGCTCATCCACTGGGCGGAAATCATCGACGGGGCGCAGTTCCCCTCGCCCCAGATGGCGGTGGCGCTGGAGGAGCCCGCGCTGCGCATCATGACGGTGCTGGAGGCCAACAAGGACCCGGCGCTCATCCCCGAGGTCATCCGCCGCATGCAGTCGGAGTCGCTGGCGGACCTCGCCGCCTCGCCGCTCATCGCCACGCCGCTGGCGCCGCTGCTGGCGCGTCACCAGGCGAACATCGAGCGGGTGCGCGCCCGCGCCCGCTACGAGCGCGGCGTCGTCTTCTTCGACCTGGTGGACGAAGGCGTGGACAGCCTCAACAAGTTCATCGCGTACGCGCTGTACCCGGACGCGCGCTACACGCTGTGGGTGGGGAAGGGCGCCTCGCGGGCCAAGGTGTCCATCGGCTCCAACCCGTGGAAGCCGGAGCTGCGGCGGCATGACTTGTCCGCCATCGCCGGGCGCTACGGCGGCGGCGGGCACCCGGTGGTGGCCGCGGTGAGTTTCAAGGCGGACCAGGCCGACAAGGCGCGCGCGGCCTACGCGGAGATCCTGGCGGAGCTGTCCTCCGACGCGTGACGGCGCGGGCGTCAGCGGCGCTCGAAGAAGGGGAAGCCCGCCCGCCGCAGCAGGCGCACCACCGTCGTCATGGGCAGGCCCTGCACGTTGGCGCGGTCACCTTCGAGCCGCTCCAGCAGGGCCTGTCCGGCCTCCTCCACGCGGTAGCTGCCGCAGCAGCCCTCCCATTCGTTGAGGTCGAGGTAGCGCTCCAGCTCCTCCGCCGTCACCGCGTAGAAGGTCAGCCGCGCCGTCTCCACGGCCTCGTGCACCTGCCCGCCCGGGCCCAGCAGGCACACCCCGGTGTGGATGGCGTGGGTGTTGCCCACGAGCTTGCGCAGTTGCTCGCGCGCCGCGCTCCGGTCCTCGGGCTTGGAGAGGACTTCGCCTCCCACCTCGACGAGCTGGTCCGCGCCCAGCACCCAGGCGGCGGGGTGCCGCTGGTGCACCGCGCGGGCCTTGCGCGCCGCGAGCTCCCGCACCGCGTCGGTGACGGACACGCTCGGAGACACCACCTCGTCCACGCCGGGGGCCTCGGCGCGGTAGGCCAGCCCCAGGCCATCCATCAAGGCCCGCCGGGCGCTCGACGTGGAGGCCAGAATCAATTCGCTCATGGGGGCAACCTAATGCAGGGCGGGGCGGGTGGGTGTCCGGCGGTGTCGGCAAGCGGGCGTGCACGTCTCGGCTTCCCGCCCACGGGGTGATGCCGTACCCTGGCGGCCCATGTCGCGGCGCGGTCTGCTCGCCTTCTGCCTTCTCCTCACTGCCTGCAAGCGCGGCGCTCCGGCCTCCGAAGCGCCGGACGCCTCCAGTCCCGCCGTGAGCGCGCCCGCCCCCGGGGCGCCCACCGCCAGCGTGCGCCCCGCGCCGCCGCCCGAGGACGCCACCCACCGCGTGCAACCGCTGGCCGTGTGCCGCGCGGATGGCGCGGCCCCGCTGGACGCATCGCGTCGCTACTTCGAGGAGGGGCGCTTCGAGGAGGCGCTGTCCTGCGCCGCCCAGGCCGCCGCGCTGGAGCCGGACCTGGCCGCCGCCCACGCGGAGCGAGGCGTCTCGCTGGCCGCCCTGGGCCGGGAGGCGGAGGCGCAGCTCGCCTACGCGCGGGCGCTGGCCATCGACCCGGGGGACCCCTCCGCGCTGCTGGGCTCGGCGCACCTGTACGCCGTGCAGCTCCCGTCCACCCGGGAGCGGGACGAGCTGGGCGCCCTCTACGCGGAGCGTGGCCTGTCCCAGCCGGGCACGCCCCCGGAGCTGATTCCGCACCTCGCGCTGGTGGCGGCCATGGCCTTCAATGATTTGGGGCAGGCGGAGGCCTCGCTGGCGCACGCCGCCATCGTCCTCGCGCGCAACCCCGGCAGCCGCGAGGCCCTCTACGAGCGCGCCCTGGCCCTCTTCGAGCTGTGCCGCTTCCGCGAGGCCCGCGCCACCTTCGCCAGCCTGGTGGACGACCCGGAGCGCGCCGCGCACGCCCACCACCACCTGGGCCTGCTGCTGGAGCGCGAGGGCAAGTGGAAGCAGGCGCAGGTCCACTTCGACAAGGCGCGCGCGCTGGCGCCGGAGGACTTCCCCGAGCCGCCGCTGCCCCCGGAGGAGGCCTTCCGCGCGGAGGTGGTGAAGGCCGTCGCCGCGCTGCCCGAGGACATGCGCGGGGACCTGGACGGCGTGCCCGTCACCGCGGAGGAGCTGCCCGCGGACGCGGACCTGCTGGCCAACCAGCCGCCCTTGTCGCCCACGATTCTGGGCCTGTTCCGGGGCCCGCCGCTGGCCGAGCCCTGTGACGGCTCCGAGGTGCCGTGCCGCTCCGTGGTGCTCTACCGCCGCAACCTGGCGCGCGCCGTCCGGACGCCCGACGAGCTTCGCGAGCAGATCCGCGTGACGTTGCTGCACGAAATCGGGCACCTTCGCGGCGAGGACGACGAAGAACTGGCCGCTCGCGGCCTGGAGTGAGCCTGATGCCCCCCCAAGCAGCCCTGCCCGTCGCGCGTGTCACCCCCAAGGGGGCGCGCTCGCTGCGGCACTTCAATCCCTGGGTGTACCGCACCGAAATCGCCGCCCCGCCCGACGTGAAGGGCCCCGGCGCCGTGGTGCTGGTGGTGGACGCCCAGGGCAACCCCATTGGCCAGGCCCTCTACGCCCGCCGCTCGCCCCTGGCGCTGCGCCTGCTGACGCGCAAGGGCCCCGCCGACGAGCCGGTGGACGACGCCTTCTTCCGCCGCCGGCTGGAGGCGGCCCTGGCGCGCCGGGCGTACCTCTCCCACCGGGACGGGCTGCGCCTGGTGCACGGCGAGGCGGACCAGCTCCCGGGCCTCTTCGTGGACCGCTACGGCAAGGGCCTCACGCTCCAGACGCTCTCGGAGGGCATGGACGCGCGCAAGGAGACGCTGGCGAGGATGCTGGTGGAGCTCACCGGCGCCACCCACGTCATGTGCCGGGACGACGCCTCCGGCCGTGACTTCGAGGGCCTGCCCCGCGAGGCGCGCCTGCTGCACGGCGAGGGCGCCGCGCGCTTCACCTACCACGAGGGGGAGAACCGCTTCGAGGTGGACCTCCAGGGCGACATGAAGACGGGCGCCTTCCTGGACCAGGTGGACAACCACCTGCGCGCCGGGGAGCTGGCGCGCGGTGACGCGCTGGACCTCTTCAGCTACCACGGCGGCTTCGCGCTCTCGCTGTCGCGCACCTGCACGTCGGTGCTGGCGGTGGAGCAGGACGAGAAGGCCGCCGCGCGCGCCAGGGCCAACGCCGAGGCCAACGGCCGCGCCAACGTCACCGTGGAGCACGCCAACGCCTTCGACGTGCTGCGCCGCTTCGACACCGGCGGGCGCCGCTTCGACACCGTGGTGTTGGACCCGCCCGGGCTGGCCAAGCGCCGCGAGGGCCTGGCCACCGCGCTGCGCGCCTACCATGAGCTGAACCTGCGCGCCTTCCGCTGCCTCAAGCCGGACGGGCTGCTCGTCACCTGCTCCTGCTCCGGCAAGCTGGACCGCGCCGCCTTCGAGCAGATGGTGCTGGCGGCCGCCGCGGATGCGAAGCGGCCGGTGCAGATTCTGGAGCGGCGGGGCGCGGGGCTGGACCACCCGGTGCTGGCCGGGCTGCCGGAGACGGAGTACCTGAAGGCCCTCTACGTGCGCGCCCTCTAGTGAGAAGCGGGGTGGGGCTGGGGCCTACGGAATCCCCAGCTCCTTGCGCAGCCGGCCCACGACCTTGAAGTACTCCGTCCGCGGGAAGGGGACGTTGAGGATGTGGAAGTCCTTCTTGGCCAGGCCCACGCAGCCGAAGCAGTAGTTGCAGTCCTGCAGGTTGCGGCACAGCACCAGGTACGCGCTGGTGGAGCAGTTCTCGCTCTGGACGCAGTACGCGCACGCGTTGCAGCTCTTGCAGTCCACGCAGTGCGAGCAGTTGTTGCACAGCTCGCACCGCGTGCAGTGCGTGCACGTGAAGCAGCTG
Proteins encoded in this window:
- a CDS encoding metallopeptidase family protein, translated to MSRRGLLAFCLLLTACKRGAPASEAPDASSPAVSAPAPGAPTASVRPAPPPEDATHRVQPLAVCRADGAAPLDASRRYFEEGRFEEALSCAAQAAALEPDLAAAHAERGVSLAALGREAEAQLAYARALAIDPGDPSALLGSAHLYAVQLPSTRERDELGALYAERGLSQPGTPPELIPHLALVAAMAFNDLGQAEASLAHAAIVLARNPGSREALYERALALFELCRFREARATFASLVDDPERAAHAHHHLGLLLEREGKWKQAQVHFDKARALAPEDFPEPPLPPEEAFRAEVVKAVAALPEDMRGDLDGVPVTAEELPADADLLANQPPLSPTILGLFRGPPLAEPCDGSEVPCRSVVLYRRNLARAVRTPDELREQIRVTLLHEIGHLRGEDDEELAARGLE
- a CDS encoding Maf family protein; translation: MSELILASTSSARRALMDGLGLAYRAEAPGVDEVVSPSVSVTDAVRELAARKARAVHQRHPAAWVLGADQLVEVGGEVLSKPEDRSAAREQLRKLVGNTHAIHTGVCLLGPGGQVHEAVETARLTFYAVTAEELERYLDLNEWEGCCGSYRVEEAGQALLERLEGDRANVQGLPMTTVVRLLRRAGFPFFERR
- a CDS encoding caib/baif family protein, translated to MVKDKGTRPDKADLVAQEKAARELVSTLGKREFLEQFQRLAKSFAADPGNPGSYACEGCQRCANCMFCKDCDSCFTCTHCTRCELCNNCSHCVDCKSCNACAYCVQSENCSTSAYLVLCRNLQDCNYCFGCVGLAKKDFHILNVPFPRTEYFKVVGRLRKELGIP
- a CDS encoding DHH family phosphoesterase, whose translation is MNVQVLFHDSCFDGAASAAVFSRFYRERIRPDAAFRYLGLNHKPGAEGIDPAVFTGEENVIVDFRYSQDARLTWWFDHHASAFQQPGDEAHFRADTSGRKFHDAHRKSCTKYLADVARERFGWDASPMAELIHWAEIIDGAQFPSPQMAVALEEPALRIMTVLEANKDPALIPEVIRRMQSESLADLAASPLIATPLAPLLARHQANIERVRARARYERGVVFFDLVDEGVDSLNKFIAYALYPDARYTLWVGKGASRAKVSIGSNPWKPELRRHDLSAIAGRYGGGGHPVVAAVSFKADQADKARAAYAEILAELSSDA
- a CDS encoding class I SAM-dependent rRNA methyltransferase, with amino-acid sequence MPPQAALPVARVTPKGARSLRHFNPWVYRTEIAAPPDVKGPGAVVLVVDAQGNPIGQALYARRSPLALRLLTRKGPADEPVDDAFFRRRLEAALARRAYLSHRDGLRLVHGEADQLPGLFVDRYGKGLTLQTLSEGMDARKETLARMLVELTGATHVMCRDDASGRDFEGLPREARLLHGEGAARFTYHEGENRFEVDLQGDMKTGAFLDQVDNHLRAGELARGDALDLFSYHGGFALSLSRTCTSVLAVEQDEKAAARARANAEANGRANVTVEHANAFDVLRRFDTGGRRFDTVVLDPPGLAKRREGLATALRAYHELNLRAFRCLKPDGLLVTCSCSGKLDRAAFEQMVLAAAADAKRPVQILERRGAGLDHPVLAGLPETEYLKALYVRAL
- a CDS encoding zinc ribbon domain-containing protein, with translation MPQTLCPNCGHSPIPRGASACPRCGEPFDHLQSHKKVGRMRLDRPMVEADDDATVFGGDLVTSAVSAHPGPAAGVLLASGAAWFLRAAGLLGSLEDPSWTYGLVCLDAVLALVLVLNRGPAKGLAQVGLVAQLVATGWLAREAPLAPVHVAYFILGGLALAMVVGEPGPMRRYLGLGLGLGAAVASAGLLALPSAGLPGRSVRQSLVGSELGYRLELPAGWGQLTREQLAPHLVLPASTLHGGGVGFGDAARGRFGLLWVERARGRAAAAGCKGLLQALGGTLGEALSLPAPPALGSRATVHPLRTSGGAEGTLACGVLADGRLVGLAVVSAQASGGADEGAFTTVGAGLALQ